AAAACTTTCGGACATAACCTTGCTTGGATACACTGTCAATAAACTCCTCTACGCTTCGGTAGAGAATGTCGTTAGTAAAATGGTCATATTCATCAAAAAGCAGGTAAATGGGCTTGTCGTTAGGGTAATAATCAAAAAAGTACTTAATTTTTTGTTCGGCATCTGCCGCATTAAAGATGTGTTCCGAAGCTTCTTTGGTTAAAATTGAGTATCGTATTTGGAAGTTATTCAGGCTACTTTGTACGGAGACACTGAAACCTCTTTTTGCTTTTTCTTTTGTTTCGGTGTCTATGCCACTAAAGTCAAATTTGAGAATTCTGTACTGGTTATGCAAGGGCGTAGGGTTTTTACCAATGTAGTATTTACCAAAAAGTTGCTGAAATTTGTGTGATTGGTTAGTGTCATAGTAGTATTCTAAAATAGAAAGCCATAAACTCTTGCCAAATTTACGCGGGCGCAAAAATGCTACGTTTCTTTCTTTAGTGTATTCTAATTTCTCTATGAAAGTTGTTTTGTCTACAAATACGTAGTCATCTTTGACTAAAATTTCAAAGTTACTTACGCCATACGGGAAATATACCTTTGTCATGCTACAAAGGTAAAGATTTACAAAATAATAAATTCTTGATTTCGTTTTAATTATAGCATTATTTTCTTCGTACATAATAAAAGCGATTGCTTGCGTATTTTTACAGTATGAATAAAATACTTATTACTTGTGCAAATAGGACTACTCCGTATTTAGCGCAGGAAATAGAGCAGTTAGGTTTTTCTGTAGTATCTGAATATCCTTCCGCGGTTGAAATACAAGGAACTTTTCATGATACTTATACCTTGAATTTACATTTAAGGACAGCCAACAGAGTTTTATACTGGATTAAAGATTTTGTGGCGTTTAACGCAGAAGATTTGTATGCAAAAGTTTTAGAGATACCTTGGGAAAAGTATCTCAATCCCGAAAGCTATCTTACAGTGGATTCTATTGTAGATAATCCTACTATCATTAATTCATTGTATCCAAATGTAAAATGTAAAGATGCGATTGTAGATCGAATGAGTCAAAAGATAGGCAAAAGACCGAATTCAGGTCCTGAACCTAAGGGTGCCGTAGTGTTTTTATATTGGAAGAATAATGATGTGAGCGTATATTTAGATACGTCAGGAGAGGTTTTGTCTAAACATAGCTACAGAAAATATCCTTTTCAAGCACCTTTACAGGAAAGTTTAGCGGCATCTATCATATTAGCAGCAGAGTGGGATAAGAATACCCATTTTATTAACCCCATGACAGGAAGCGGAACATTAGCAATAGAAGCTGCAATGATGGCACTTAACAAACCGCCAGGTATTTTAAGGAACAATTTTGCTTTTATGCACTATCAAGAATTTGATAAAAAAATATGGTCAGCTATACGTAGAAAAGCTAATGCAGCTGTCAAAAAGAACTTAGATATTAAAATTATTGCCACAGATATCAATCCTGATGCTATACAAGCAGCCCAAGCAAATGCAGCTATTGCAGGTGTACAACAATACATTCAATTCAAGGTATGTGATTTCAGACAAACTCCTATTCCCCAAGATAAAAAAGGAATAATTATATTTAACCCTGAATACGGAATGCGGTTAGGACAAGAAGAAAATTTGAAAAACACTTACCAAGCTATTGGAGATTTCTTGAAGCAGAAATGCCAAGGCTATACAGGATATATTTTTACGGGTAATGACACATTAACAAAATACATAGGGCTGCATGCCAGTAAGAAAATTCCTTTTTATAATGCTAAAATTGAATGCAAGCTCTTAAAGTACGAATTATACGAAGGTAGTAAAAATAAGTAACTGAAAAAAGATATGTACACTTAGGGAAGCTGTAGCCATTTTTTTAAGTATTGTTTTTGCTTCGCTGTTTGAGTGTCTAATGGGATAAAAATACCATCCTCATATTTTATTCCAACTAATTCTGCATACTTTGCATAATTTGGTTTGTTGTATTTTTCAAAATAATTTTGGAAGAAGCGAAGAATTTCAGGGTTAGTTTGTTCTGCAATTGCAGGGATGAGTTCTTGTTCAGTAAAAGGTCGTTCTTTGTCAAATTTTTTACTTAGAGACTTTATAACTTGTAAAAGATTTTTTTCTCCTTGAGTTTGGGCAATAATTTCAATATCTAAGCAAAACATCAGCAGTACCCCATAGTCAAAAAAATAGCTAAACAAGTCGTAAGGATTAGGATACTCGGCTATATGTAAGCTCAAACTATTAAGAGGGACACCTTCGGGATAGTTTTTCGCTAATGATACTTTTTTACTCAACCATGAGCATAAACGGTGTAAATCATAGTTATTGTCTATTAGAAGAGTAATATAGTGAGGAAAGCTTGTATAAAACCAGTTATGGGCAGTAGGTACGCTTTTTTGAAAATCAAAATCTACTAAGTAACTACTAGGTAGATTAGCATTTAGAGAAGCATAAACAAGGTTATAGCAAAGTAGCTGTTGCATACGCTTGAGATAAGGAGTACCCAGTGGATGATACTCATGCATATCTTCAGGTATATGGATAACTGAGCAGTGAGTATGCTCGGTGGCCCCAAAAGCTCCGATATCTCTTAATTGTCTATTTTGTGGATCTGCTTTCCGAAGAAGTAGAATCAAGTGATATTGTCTATTGATAGGGTATTGTAAATAGTTCTGTACGCCAGTTAGCACGTTTTTAATGATATGTCTTACTGTGTCTTTTGGGTAGTTGTAGTTAGCATATATGGAGGTTACACACTCTATTTTATCTTGCTTTATAGATATTGTATCTAGCTTAGCCGTAGCAATGATTGGATTATCTACTAAACGATTGTAATTGGGGGACAAAAAGAGAGTATAGTGTTCTTTTTTTTCTTGAATGAATAAGGAAGAATACACATGCCATTGTTGAGAATGAAGGATTTTAATATGAAAAGGTATATTTTGATAATTTTCAAAATATCCGAAAAAGCCCCCTGCATTGATAAGCAGACAATCTATGTCTATATTTGTCCCTGATGCACCAAATACGTAGTTTTTATCTTCTATCAAGTCCCAGGTATCTTCTACCATATATTCAATCATGTAAATATCTTGTGCATTAAAAATGAGATACGTGTTAATATCCTTCTGAGTGAATTTAAGGTATTCGCCCTTAGCATTTTTAACTGAAAACTTAGAAATGAATCTACCATAATTTATAGGCGCATAATTATTGGGAATATAAGCAGGGAAGTAAAAATGAATTTGTTTTTGATTTATTTTTGGGCATTTCAAAACAACTTTAACCTGGTCGTTTTGTATTTTGGTAGCATCCAATTCATATAAGTAAAAAGGCTGGGCTGATACAGAACAAAAAAAATATAAAACAAAGATTAGATAGATTGAGTTTAGCTCAACTTTCATGCTCAAAGATAGCAAATCGTTTGAGATAACGATTTTTTTATGACTTTTTTTTCAAATTCAGGAATTTGGTTTTGTCTGATATACAATTCCTTAATATGCTTCATTTGTTTAATACAAGGCGGTAAAGCTTTTATGTTGTTATTGCTTAAAGTTAAGACTTCTAACGCTGTTAGTCCTTCAATACTTTCAGGTAATAAGTTAATTTCGTTTTCACTTAAACCTAAATAGCGAAGGTTTTTGAGATTTCCAATTTCAGGGGGGACCTTTTTGATAAAGTTTTCGTCTAAACAAAGCATGTTCAAGCGAGCAAGTAGACCAATTTCAGCAGGTAGGGTAGTAATTGCATTGCGTATTAAGTTAAGTTCAGTTAAATTTTGTAACATTCCGATTGTATGCGGTATACTTTGGATAAAATTGTGATTAAGAATTAAGACTTCTAATTGTTCAAGCTTGTATATTTCCACAGGAATTTCTTTAATCTCATTGTAGCTTAGGTTAAGATACTTGAGGTTACGAAACTGAAAAATTTCGTTAGGAAACGCGGTTAGTCTTTCGTTTCTCAAAGTAAGCTTATATACTTGTTCAGGATTTTTCAGTGCTTCGCGCAAAGAAGTATATTCGTACAAATCTGTATGAGGGGCGTTTAGCTCTTTTGGAGATTGCCCGTATAAGTTCAACCAAGTCCATAATAGCCACCAACTAACGACACCAAGTAGGTATTTCATATTGTACGAAAATAGTATATTTTTCTCATAGTTCAAAAATTATAGCAGGATATTTAGATTTTTTTGTACAAGCTACTGATAATCAAATAGAAAAATTTAATGCTTTTCTTTT
This window of the Bacteroidia bacterium genome carries:
- a CDS encoding leucine-rich repeat domain-containing protein, whose translation is MKYLLGVVSWWLLWTWLNLYGQSPKELNAPHTDLYEYTSLREALKNPEQVYKLTLRNERLTAFPNEIFQFRNLKYLNLSYNEIKEIPVEIYKLEQLEVLILNHNFIQSIPHTIGMLQNLTELNLIRNAITTLPAEIGLLARLNMLCLDENFIKKVPPEIGNLKNLRYLGLSENEINLLPESIEGLTALEVLTLSNNNIKALPPCIKQMKHIKELYIRQNQIPEFEKKVIKKSLSQTICYL
- a CDS encoding class I SAM-dependent RNA methyltransferase, giving the protein MNKILITCANRTTPYLAQEIEQLGFSVVSEYPSAVEIQGTFHDTYTLNLHLRTANRVLYWIKDFVAFNAEDLYAKVLEIPWEKYLNPESYLTVDSIVDNPTIINSLYPNVKCKDAIVDRMSQKIGKRPNSGPEPKGAVVFLYWKNNDVSVYLDTSGEVLSKHSYRKYPFQAPLQESLAASIILAAEWDKNTHFINPMTGSGTLAIEAAMMALNKPPGILRNNFAFMHYQEFDKKIWSAIRRKANAAVKKNLDIKIIATDINPDAIQAAQANAAIAGVQQYIQFKVCDFRQTPIPQDKKGIIIFNPEYGMRLGQEENLKNTYQAIGDFLKQKCQGYTGYIFTGNDTLTKYIGLHASKKIPFYNAKIECKLLKYELYEGSKNK